The Klebsiella sp. RHBSTW-00484 genome includes a window with the following:
- the yiaN gene encoding 2,3-diketo-L-gulonate TRAP transporter large permease YiaN, translating into MAVVIFLCCLLGGIAIGLPIAWSLLLCGVALMTYLDMFNVQIMAQTLVNGADSFSLLAIPFFVLAGEIMNAGGLSKRIVDLPMKLVGHKPGGLGYVGVIAAMIMASLSGSAVADTAAVAALLVPMMRSANYPINRSVGLIASGGIIAPIIPPSIPFIIFGVSSGLSISKLFMAGIAPGIMMGAALMLTWWWQAGRLNLPSQPKAAPREIWQSLVSGIWALFLPVIIIGGFRSGLFTPTEAGAVAAFYALFVATVIYRELTFANLYHVLVNAAKTTSVVMFLVAAAQVSAWLITIAELPMMVSDLLQPLVDSPRLLFIVIMLSIFIIGMVMDLTPTVLILTPVLLPLVKEAGIDPIYFGVMFIINCSIGLITPPVGNVLNVISGVAKLKFDDAVRGVFPYVCVLMALLILFIFIPELIITPLKWIN; encoded by the coding sequence ATGGCCGTGGTGATATTTCTCTGCTGTCTGCTTGGCGGGATCGCGATTGGTTTACCCATCGCCTGGTCATTGCTGCTATGTGGCGTTGCGCTGATGACATACCTGGATATGTTTAACGTACAAATTATGGCGCAAACCCTGGTTAACGGCGCGGACAGCTTCTCTCTGCTGGCGATTCCTTTTTTTGTTCTGGCCGGTGAAATCATGAACGCAGGCGGCCTGTCGAAGCGGATTGTCGACCTGCCAATGAAACTGGTCGGCCACAAACCGGGCGGCTTAGGGTACGTCGGCGTCATCGCGGCAATGATTATGGCCAGCCTTTCCGGCTCTGCGGTAGCGGATACCGCCGCCGTCGCCGCGCTGCTCGTACCGATGATGCGCTCGGCAAACTATCCTATAAACCGTTCCGTGGGGCTTATCGCTTCCGGTGGGATCATCGCGCCCATTATTCCGCCGTCAATTCCTTTTATTATCTTCGGTGTATCCAGCGGTCTGTCGATCAGCAAACTGTTTATGGCCGGGATCGCGCCGGGCATCATGATGGGCGCGGCGCTGATGCTCACCTGGTGGTGGCAGGCCGGGCGATTGAATCTCCCTTCCCAACCCAAAGCAGCGCCGCGTGAGATCTGGCAATCATTGGTTTCCGGTATCTGGGCGCTGTTTTTACCGGTGATCATTATTGGCGGCTTCCGTTCCGGGCTCTTTACACCGACGGAAGCAGGGGCAGTTGCCGCGTTTTACGCCCTGTTTGTCGCCACGGTTATCTATCGGGAATTAACCTTCGCCAACCTGTACCACGTGCTGGTTAATGCCGCAAAAACAACGTCAGTCGTGATGTTTCTGGTTGCCGCCGCGCAGGTATCCGCCTGGCTTATCACCATCGCGGAGCTGCCGATGATGGTATCTGATTTACTGCAACCGCTGGTCGATTCCCCACGGCTGCTATTTATCGTCATTATGCTGTCAATTTTTATCATCGGTATGGTGATGGATTTAACACCGACAGTGTTAATTCTCACCCCAGTATTATTACCGCTGGTAAAAGAGGCTGGCATTGACCCTATTTACTTCGGCGTCATGTTTATTATTAACTGCTCAATAGGATTAATCACCCCTCCTGTAGGCAACGTTCTCAATGTCATTTCCGGAGTAGCCAAATTAAAATTTGACGACGCAGTAAGAGGCGTTTTCCCTTATGTCTGTGTATTAATGGCATTGTTAATATTATTTATTTTCATTCCAGAACTCATCATTACACCACTTAAATGGATTAATTAA
- the yiaM gene encoding 2,3-diketo-L-gulonate TRAP transporter small permease YiaM: MKRVLEGILAILIAVLSCIVFINVVLRYGFESSILSVDELSRYLFVWLTFIGAIVAFMDNAHVQVTFLVEKLSPTNQRRLSLLTHTLILLLCVALGWGSLQKALQDWSDHSPILGLPIGLMYIACLPTSVAIALIELRRLYRLITHSDSFQQPQQGA, translated from the coding sequence ATGAAACGGGTACTCGAGGGCATTCTTGCGATATTAATTGCCGTGCTTTCCTGCATTGTATTTATTAATGTTGTTTTACGTTACGGTTTTGAGAGCAGTATTTTGTCAGTTGATGAACTGTCTCGTTACCTATTTGTTTGGCTGACGTTCATTGGCGCTATCGTTGCTTTTATGGATAACGCTCATGTTCAGGTCACGTTTCTGGTGGAAAAACTTTCACCGACCAATCAACGCCGACTTTCACTGCTAACGCACACGCTGATTTTATTGCTCTGCGTCGCATTAGGCTGGGGCAGCCTACAAAAAGCCTTACAGGACTGGAGCGATCACTCGCCCATTCTCGGCTTACCGATCGGCCTGATGTATATCGCCTGCCTGCCCACCAGCGTGGCAATCGCCCTAATCGAACTACGCCGTTTATATCGCTTAATCACGCATAGCGACTCTTTCCAACAACCGCAGCAAGGAGCTTAA
- a CDS encoding DUF4862 family protein, producing the protein MNHTGFIIGAYPCAPSFHEKSEEEEIEFWRQLSDTPNIRGLEQPCLEHLHPLGDEWLLRHTPPEWQIVVTAIMETMRRRSENCGFGLASSDEAQRKACVEYYRHLYQKINKLNVHSAGKVIALELHAAPLAGNPNVAQATDAFARSLKEIAGWDWSCDLVLEHCDAMTGPAPRKGFLPLENVLEVSAGYDISVCINWARSAIEGRNTTLPLTHVQQARQAGKLGALMFSGTTLNGEYGEWQDLHAPFAPLCPQSLMTTEHAKGLFTEVATEPLQFIGIKLLEINASADVNHRIAILRDGINAMETATRPAK; encoded by the coding sequence ATGAATCATACCGGTTTTATAATCGGTGCGTATCCCTGTGCGCCCTCATTTCACGAAAAGAGTGAAGAGGAAGAGATAGAATTCTGGCGACAACTCTCTGATACCCCGAATATCCGCGGGCTGGAGCAACCTTGCCTTGAGCATCTTCACCCACTCGGCGATGAGTGGTTATTACGCCATACTCCGCCAGAGTGGCAAATCGTGGTGACCGCGATTATGGAAACCATGCGTCGTCGCAGTGAAAACTGCGGCTTTGGGCTGGCCTCCAGCGATGAAGCCCAGCGTAAAGCCTGCGTCGAGTACTATCGCCACCTCTACCAGAAGATCAATAAACTCAATGTCCACAGCGCCGGGAAAGTTATCGCCCTTGAACTGCATGCCGCACCGCTGGCGGGTAATCCAAACGTGGCTCAGGCTACCGACGCCTTTGCCCGTTCACTGAAAGAGATTGCCGGTTGGGACTGGTCCTGCGATTTGGTGCTGGAACATTGCGATGCGATGACCGGCCCCGCTCCCCGTAAGGGTTTCCTGCCATTAGAAAACGTACTGGAAGTCAGTGCTGGTTATGACATCAGCGTCTGTATTAACTGGGCGCGTTCGGCAATTGAAGGACGCAACACCACCCTGCCGCTGACCCATGTGCAGCAAGCCAGGCAGGCGGGAAAATTGGGCGCACTGATGTTCTCCGGCACCACGCTAAACGGCGAATATGGTGAATGGCAGGATTTACACGCGCCGTTTGCCCCTCTCTGCCCGCAGAGTCTGATGACCACCGAACATGCCAAAGGACTTTTCACCGAAGTCGCCACCGAACCATTGCAATTTATCGGTATTAAATTACTGGAAATTAATGCCAGCGCCGATGTTAACCACCGTATCGCCATATTACGCGACGGTATCAACGCGATGGAAACAGCGACACGGCCAGCAAAATAA
- a CDS encoding YhcH/YjgK/YiaL family protein, whose amino-acid sequence MIFGHISQPNPCRFPAAIEKALDFLRTTDFHTLEPGVVEIEGKTIYAQILDLTTRPYTEILPEVHRQYLDIQFMAWGEENIGLAIDTGNNEISESLLEQRDIIYYHDSEHESFFEMIPGSYAIFFPQDVHRPGCNKTKATAIRKVVVKVALTALN is encoded by the coding sequence ATGATTTTTGGTCATATTTCACAGCCTAATCCCTGCCGATTTCCGGCAGCGATTGAAAAAGCACTCGATTTCCTGCGTACCACTGATTTTCATACGCTGGAGCCCGGGGTAGTTGAGATTGAAGGGAAAACGATTTATGCCCAAATTCTCGATCTCACGACTCGCCCCTACACGGAAATATTACCTGAAGTACATCGCCAATATCTGGATATTCAGTTTATGGCATGGGGTGAGGAAAATATTGGGCTGGCTATCGATACCGGGAATAATGAAATTAGCGAATCACTTCTGGAGCAGCGCGACATTATTTATTATCACGACAGTGAACACGAATCATTTTTTGAAATGATTCCAGGCAGCTATGCCATCTTTTTCCCACAAGATGTGCATCGTCCCGGTTGTAATAAAACAAAAGCAACGGCAATAAGGAAAGTTGTGGTCAAAGTCGCGCTAACTGCGCTGAATTAA
- the yiaK gene encoding 3-dehydro-L-gulonate 2-dehydrogenase, which translates to MKVTFEELKEAFNRVLLARGIAEETADACAEMFARTTESGVYSHGVNRFPRFIQQLENGDIIPDAQPQRITTLGAIEQWDAQRSIGNLTAKKMMDRAIELASDHGIGLVAVRNANHWMRGGSYGWQAAEKGYIGICWTNSIAVMPPWGAKECRIGTNPLIVAIPSTPITMVDMSMSMFSYGMLEVNRLAGRELPVDGGFDDDGNLTKEPGVIEKNRRILPMGYWKGSGMSIVLDMIATLLSDGASVAEVTEDNSDEYGISQIFIAIEVDKLIDGASRDAKLQRIMDFITTAERADENVAIRLPGHEFTRLLEENRRNGITVDDSVWAKIKAL; encoded by the coding sequence ATGAAAGTAACTTTCGAAGAGTTAAAAGAGGCATTCAATCGAGTACTGCTGGCGCGCGGTATCGCAGAGGAAACCGCCGACGCCTGCGCGGAAATGTTCGCACGCACCACCGAATCTGGCGTCTATTCCCATGGCGTAAATCGCTTCCCGCGCTTTATTCAGCAACTGGAAAACGGCGATATCATTCCTGACGCGCAGCCACAACGCATCACCACGCTGGGAGCAATAGAACAGTGGGATGCCCAACGCTCTATCGGCAACCTCACCGCCAAAAAAATGATGGACAGAGCCATCGAACTGGCTTCAGACCACGGTATTGGGCTTGTCGCAGTACGCAACGCTAACCACTGGATGCGTGGCGGTAGCTACGGCTGGCAGGCAGCAGAAAAAGGCTACATCGGCATTTGCTGGACCAACTCCATCGCCGTGATGCCGCCATGGGGAGCGAAAGAGTGCCGCATCGGCACCAACCCGCTGATCGTCGCCATTCCGTCGACGCCGATCACAATGGTTGATATGTCGATGTCGATGTTCTCCTACGGCATGTTAGAAGTTAACCGCCTGGCGGGTCGTGAGCTGCCGGTAGATGGCGGGTTCGACGACGACGGTAACTTAACCAAAGAACCTGGCGTGATTGAGAAAAACAGGCGCATTCTGCCGATGGGCTACTGGAAAGGCTCTGGTATGTCTATCGTGCTGGACATGATAGCGACACTACTCTCCGATGGCGCATCGGTTGCCGAGGTTACCGAAGATAACAGCGATGAATACGGGATCTCGCAGATTTTTATCGCTATCGAAGTTGATAAGTTGATTGATGGCGCCAGCCGCGACGCCAAGCTGCAACGCATTATGGACTTTATCACCACCGCCGAACGCGCCGATGAAAACGTAGCGATCCGCCTGCCGGGCCATGAGTTCACTCGCTTGTTAGAGGAGAATCGTCGCAACGGTATCACCGTTGATGACAGCGTATGGGCGAAGATCAAAGCGCTGTAA
- the yiaJ gene encoding IclR family transcriptional regulator YiaJ, which yields MSLNDEKEKPAGSQSLFRGLTLIEILSNYPNGCPLAHLSELAGLNKSTVHRLLQGLQSCGYVTPAPAAGSYRLTTKFIAVGQKALSSLNIIHVAAPHLEVLNLATGETVNFSSREDDHAILIYKLEPTTGMLRTRAYIGQHMPLYCSAMGKIYMAFGHPDYVESYWNTHQDIIQPLTRNTITGLPAMHDELAQIRERNMAMDREENELGVSCLAVPVFDIHRRVPYAISISLSTSRLKQVGEKNLLKPLRDTAEAISRELGFSVREN from the coding sequence ATGAGCCTGAACGATGAAAAAGAGAAACCTGCGGGGAGTCAGAGCCTGTTTCGTGGCCTGACGTTGATAGAAATTCTGAGTAATTATCCAAACGGCTGCCCGCTGGCGCACCTGTCGGAGTTGGCAGGGTTGAACAAAAGTACAGTCCATCGTTTATTGCAGGGGCTGCAATCTTGCGGCTACGTGACGCCGGCCCCGGCTGCGGGGAGCTATCGCCTGACAACGAAGTTTATTGCTGTCGGTCAGAAGGCCTTGTCATCGCTCAATATCATCCACGTCGCGGCACCACACCTTGAGGTGCTCAACCTGGCGACCGGTGAGACGGTGAACTTTTCCAGCCGTGAAGATGACCATGCGATTTTGATTTATAAGCTGGAACCGACGACCGGTATGCTGCGCACTCGCGCCTACATTGGTCAGCACATGCCGTTGTACTGCTCGGCGATGGGCAAGATCTACATGGCGTTTGGTCATCCTGATTATGTTGAGAGCTACTGGAATACTCATCAGGACATTATTCAGCCGTTGACCCGCAATACCATTACCGGCCTGCCTGCGATGCATGATGAACTGGCGCAGATCCGCGAGCGTAATATGGCAATGGACAGGGAAGAGAATGAGTTAGGCGTTTCCTGCCTGGCGGTGCCGGTTTTCGATATTCATCGACGGGTGCCTTACGCTATCTCCATTTCTCTATCGACATCGCGCCTTAAGCAGGTGGGGGAAAAAAATTTACTCAAACCGCTGCGCGATACGGCAGAGGCTATTTCCCGTGAACTGGGGTTTTCCGTGCGCGAAAATTAA
- a CDS encoding 4Fe-4S binding protein, with translation MNRFIIADAQKCIGCRTCEVACVVSHQQDQDCSGVSATHFAPRIRVVKNDDISTATLCRQCEDAPCANVCPEGAIRRENSVWRVDQRRCIGCKSCMIACPYGAMTVMLVDDGVQALKCDLCSHREEGPACVAACPTQALHCMEPVELERISAERRRRTALAM, from the coding sequence ATGAACCGGTTTATTATCGCAGATGCGCAAAAATGCATTGGCTGCCGTACCTGTGAAGTCGCCTGCGTGGTGTCCCATCAGCAGGACCAGGACTGTTCTGGCGTCTCCGCCACGCACTTTGCGCCGCGGATCCGCGTGGTGAAAAATGACGATATCTCGACGGCAACGCTGTGCCGCCAGTGCGAGGATGCACCCTGCGCGAATGTGTGTCCTGAAGGCGCTATCCGCCGTGAAAACTCAGTCTGGCGTGTGGATCAGCGGCGCTGCATCGGATGCAAAAGCTGCATGATAGCGTGTCCCTACGGCGCAATGACCGTGATGCTGGTGGATGATGGCGTACAGGCGTTGAAGTGCGATTTGTGCAGCCATCGCGAAGAGGGCCCTGCCTGCGTGGCGGCGTGTCCGACTCAGGCGCTGCATTGCATGGAGCCGGTGGAGCTGGAAAGAATAAGCGCCGAGCGCCGTAGACGGACGGCGTTGGCGATGTAA
- the avtA gene encoding valine--pyruvate transaminase, whose product MTFSLFGDKFTRHSGITRLMEDLNDGLRTPGAIMLGGGNPAQIPEMNDYFHSLLADMLNSGKALDALCNYDGPQGKSELLVLLAKMLRDELGWEIEPQNIALTNGSQSAFFYLFNLFAGRRADGTTRKVLFPLTPEYIGYADSGLEEDLFVATRPNIELLPEGQFKYHVDFEHLQVTDETGMICVSRPTNPTGNVITDDELIKLDALANQHGIPLVIDNAYGVPFPGIIFSDARPLWNPNIVLCMSLSKLGLPGSRCGIIIANEKIITAISNMNGIISLAPGGMGPAMMCEMIKRNDLLRLSETVIKPFYYQRVQETIAIIRRYLPQERCLIHKPEGAIFLWLWFKDLPISTELLYQRLKKRGVLMVPGDYFFPGLDKPWPHTHQCMRMNYVPDPEKIEVGVKILAEEVERAWGEQDA is encoded by the coding sequence ATGACATTTTCACTTTTTGGCGACAAATTTACCCGTCATTCGGGCATCACCCGCTTGATGGAAGACCTTAATGACGGCCTGCGCACGCCGGGCGCCATCATGCTGGGCGGCGGTAATCCCGCACAGATTCCGGAAATGAATGATTACTTCCATAGCCTGCTAGCCGACATGCTGAATAGCGGCAAGGCCCTTGATGCGCTTTGTAATTATGACGGCCCGCAGGGTAAAAGCGAGCTGCTGGTCCTGCTGGCGAAAATGCTACGTGATGAACTGGGCTGGGAGATCGAGCCACAGAATATTGCGCTGACAAATGGCAGTCAGAGCGCGTTTTTCTACTTGTTTAACCTCTTCGCAGGCCGTCGTGCGGATGGAACTACCCGTAAGGTGCTGTTTCCGTTGACGCCTGAGTACATCGGCTATGCCGATTCCGGCCTCGAAGAAGACCTGTTTGTCGCCACACGTCCGAACATTGAGTTGCTGCCGGAAGGCCAGTTTAAATATCACGTGGATTTCGAGCATTTGCAGGTAACGGACGAGACGGGGATGATCTGCGTTTCTCGCCCCACCAACCCGACCGGCAACGTTATTACCGACGACGAGCTGATCAAGCTGGATGCGCTGGCCAATCAGCACGGCATCCCTCTGGTTATTGATAATGCCTACGGCGTTCCGTTCCCGGGGATTATTTTCAGTGACGCCAGGCCGCTGTGGAATCCGAATATCGTCCTGTGCATGAGCCTCTCCAAGCTCGGCCTACCGGGAAGCCGCTGCGGGATTATCATCGCCAACGAGAAAATCATCACCGCCATCAGCAATATGAACGGCATTATCAGCCTCGCCCCCGGTGGAATGGGGCCAGCGATGATGTGTGAGATGATTAAGCGCAACGACCTGCTGCGCCTGTCGGAAACGGTGATCAAGCCGTTCTACTACCAGCGCGTACAGGAAACTATCGCCATTATTCGCCGCTATCTGCCGCAAGAGCGCTGCCTGATTCACAAGCCGGAAGGGGCAATTTTCCTCTGGTTGTGGTTTAAGGATCTGCCGATTTCCACCGAGCTGCTGTATCAACGCCTGAAGAAACGCGGCGTCCTGATGGTGCCGGGCGACTACTTCTTCCCGGGACTGGATAAACCGTGGCCGCACACGCATCAATGCATGCGCATGAACTACGTGCCGGACCCGGAGAAGATTGAAGTTGGCGTGAAGATTCTCGCCGAAGAGGTTGAACGTGCCTGGGGTGAGCAGGACGCGTAA
- a CDS encoding alpha-amylase gives MKLAALASLLLPGMAFAAWTTADFPAFTEEGTGRFISQNEVAKGTRPLRINFDQQCWQPAGIIKLNQMLSMEPCRDPAPQWRVFRDGRYTLEVDTRSGTPTLMVSLEEKQTAAATAPQLKQCPKWDGKPLTIDVSKSFAEGSKVRDFYSGNVATVSGGKITLQPAFNSNGLLLLERAETQAAAPFNWHNATVYFVLTDRFVNGNPANDNSYGRHKDGMQEIGTFHGGDLQGLTSKLDYLQQLGVNALWISSPLEQIHGWVGGGTKGDFPHYAYHGYYTQDWTKLDANMGTEDDLRRLIDEAHKRGIRILFDVVMNHTGYATLADMQEFQFGSLYIQGDELKKTLGERWTDWKPRAGQSWHSFNDYINFSDKAGWEKWWGKKWIRTDIGDYDNPGFDDLTMSLAFLPDLKTESTEPSGLPNFYRHKPDTAAKEIPGHTPRDYLTHWLSQWVRDYGIDGFRVDTAKHVEQAAWQQLKTQATEALAEWKKANPEKTLDNAPFWMTGEAWGHGVMQSDYYRHGFDAMLNFDYQDQASKAASCMSTMDLTWQQMAEKLQDFNVLSYLSSHDTSLFREGGSTAAELLLLAPGAVQIFYGDESSRPFGPTGSDPLQGTRSDMNWQDVSGKAARSVTHWEKLGQFRARHPAIGMGKQTTLSMPKGYAFIRESGDDKVMVVWAGQQ, from the coding sequence ATGAAACTCGCTGCGCTTGCGTCGCTGCTGTTGCCTGGGATGGCCTTCGCCGCCTGGACCACCGCAGATTTCCCCGCCTTTACCGAAGAAGGCACCGGCAGATTTATCAGTCAAAATGAGGTAGCGAAGGGTACGCGCCCTCTGCGAATTAATTTTGACCAACAGTGCTGGCAGCCCGCTGGCATCATCAAACTCAACCAGATGCTTTCCATGGAGCCCTGTCGCGATCCAGCACCGCAGTGGCGCGTATTCCGCGATGGCCGCTATACCCTGGAAGTCGATACCCGTTCGGGCACGCCAACCCTGATGGTTTCCCTGGAGGAGAAGCAAACTGCCGCCGCCACCGCGCCACAGCTGAAGCAGTGTCCGAAATGGGATGGCAAACCGTTGACCATCGACGTCAGCAAATCCTTCGCCGAAGGCAGTAAAGTTCGCGACTTCTATAGCGGCAATGTCGCCACCGTCAGCGGCGGTAAAATTACCCTCCAGCCCGCGTTTAACAGCAATGGTCTGCTGTTGCTTGAACGTGCAGAGACGCAAGCTGCCGCACCATTTAACTGGCACAACGCTACTGTCTATTTCGTCCTCACCGACCGCTTTGTTAACGGCAACCCGGCCAACGACAATAGTTATGGCCGCCACAAAGACGGTATGCAGGAAATCGGCACCTTCCACGGCGGCGACCTGCAAGGCTTGACCAGTAAACTTGATTATCTCCAGCAGCTCGGCGTCAACGCGCTGTGGATCAGCTCGCCGCTGGAGCAAATCCACGGCTGGGTTGGCGGCGGCACTAAGGGCGATTTCCCGCATTACGCCTATCACGGTTATTACACCCAGGACTGGACGAAGCTCGATGCCAATATGGGGACAGAAGACGATCTGCGCCGCCTGATTGATGAGGCCCATAAGCGTGGGATCCGCATTCTGTTCGACGTGGTGATGAACCATACCGGCTACGCGACTCTGGCAGACATGCAGGAGTTCCAGTTCGGTTCTTTGTACATCCAGGGCGACGAACTGAAAAAGACTTTAGGCGAGCGCTGGACCGACTGGAAGCCGCGCGCGGGTCAGAGCTGGCACAGCTTTAACGACTACATCAACTTCAGCGATAAAGCCGGATGGGAGAAATGGTGGGGTAAAAAATGGATCCGCACCGATATCGGCGACTACGACAACCCCGGCTTTGACGATCTAACCATGTCACTGGCTTTCCTGCCGGACCTGAAAACCGAATCCACGGAGCCTTCCGGCCTGCCGAACTTCTATCGCCATAAACCGGATACCGCGGCCAAAGAGATCCCCGGCCACACGCCGCGCGATTATCTGACCCACTGGCTAAGCCAATGGGTACGTGATTACGGTATTGATGGTTTCCGCGTCGATACCGCCAAACACGTTGAACAGGCCGCCTGGCAGCAATTAAAAACCCAGGCTACCGAAGCGCTGGCAGAATGGAAAAAGGCCAACCCGGAAAAAACGCTGGATAACGCGCCGTTCTGGATGACCGGCGAGGCATGGGGCCACGGCGTAATGCAGAGCGATTACTATCGCCACGGTTTTGACGCGATGCTAAACTTCGATTATCAGGATCAGGCGTCGAAAGCGGCAAGCTGCATGTCCACGATGGATCTGACCTGGCAACAAATGGCGGAGAAACTTCAGGACTTCAACGTATTAAGCTATCTCTCCTCGCACGACACCAGCCTGTTCCGTGAAGGCGGCAGCACGGCGGCGGAACTGCTGCTGCTCGCGCCAGGCGCCGTGCAAATCTTCTACGGTGATGAATCCTCACGGCCGTTTGGCCCGACGGGGTCAGACCCATTGCAAGGCACGCGTTCGGATATGAACTGGCAGGATGTGAGCGGTAAAGCCGCACGCAGCGTCACCCACTGGGAGAAACTGGGCCAGTTCCGCGCCCGCCATCCGGCGATTGGCATGGGCAAGCAAACCACGCTATCGATGCCAAAAGGCTACGCTTTTATCCGCGAGAGCGGCGACGATAAAGTGATGGTGGTGTGGGCAGGCCAGCAGTAA